CAACTGTTCGAATCCTGCCCCAAAGGGGTGAGGCGCCTACGGGGAGGTAGACTTAACGGTGTCTGGCCGGACGCGCACCCGGGCATGCCCTGAACGCACCTGTGTGGGGTGTCGGGAGCGAGTGGCCAAGGCCGAGCTGTTGCGGATCGTGGCGATCGAGGGCGCATGTGTCCCTGATCCACGCGGTACGCTGCCCGGCCGGGGTGCGTATGTGCATCCCACACCGGTCTGTCTTGACCAGGCGGTTCGCCGCCGGGCGTTCACGAGGGCACTGCGCGCCCCGGGAGCGCTCGACACAAAGGCGTTGCGCCGATACGTCGAGCAGACAACAGTTGCCGATCAGGCAACACGGTAAGAACGTGCCGCACGGAACCCCGTGCGGTGTAGGTACCTCGCGAGTCGAAAGCAGGTCGAGATTGCGATGAGCACTCGATGAGTACGCGATGAGTACGCCCATGAACTAGCGACGGTCCGGCTTCACCCGGACCTCAAAGGAGCGAAGTGGCTAAGGTCCGGGTCTACGAACTCGCCAAGGAGTTCGGTGTAGAGAGCAAGGTCGTCATGGCCAAGCTCCAGGAGCTCGGTGAATTCGTCCGTTCGGCGTCTTCGACCATCGAAGCGCCCGTTGTACGCAAGCTGACGGACGCCCTCCAGCAGGGCAACGGAGGCGGCAAGCCCGCCCCCGCCCGCAAGGCTGCCCCGGCGAAGCCGGCAGCCCCCTCCCCGGCGCAGGCTGCCCGTCCGGCCGCCCCGCGCCCGCCGGCCCCCAAGCCGGCAGCCGCCGAGAAGCCCGCGGCTCCGGCCGCACCGGCCACTCCCGGCCCCCGTCCCACCCCGGGCCCGAAGCCCGCGCCGCGGCCCGC
The genomic region above belongs to Streptomyces coeruleorubidus and contains:
- a CDS encoding YlxR family protein — encoded protein: MSGRTRTRACPERTCVGCRERVAKAELLRIVAIEGACVPDPRGTLPGRGAYVHPTPVCLDQAVRRRAFTRALRAPGALDTKALRRYVEQTTVADQATR